Part of the Variovorax sp. PAMC 28711 genome is shown below.
CAGAAGGTGTCGTGCGCGCTGGCCGCCTGCGGCATCGCGTTGTGCGGCTCAGGCTTCACTGCATGGATGAGGTCTGGGAACTTCATCGCATCCTGGATGAAGAACACCGGCATGTTGTTGCCGACCAGATCCCAATTGCCTTCGTCGGTGTAGAACTTCACGGCGAAGCCGCGCACGTCGCGGGCGGTGTCGACCGAGCCGCGTTCGCCGGCCACTGTCGAGAAGCGCACGAACACCGGCGTGACCTTGCCGCCTTGCTGGAACGGCGCCGCACGGGTCAGATCGGTGCGCGCTTCGTAGGCCTCGAAAAAGCCGTGCGCCGCCGAGCCGCGCGCATGCACGATGCGCTCGGGAATGCGCTCATGGTCGAAGTTGGTGATCTTCTCGCGGAGGATGAAATCCTCCAGCAGCGCGGGGCCGCGCAAGCCGGCCTTCAGCGAGTTCTGGTTGTCCGCGATCAACACGCCCTGGTTGGTGGTGAGCGGCTGGCCGCTGCCATCGGCGCGCACGCGCTCGAGCGGCGCGATGGTGTGGTTCACGCCGGGCGTGGCGGCGTTGCCGGTTTTGGCCGAGACGTTGGCTTCGCTCAGCGTGCTGGCGCCGACGGCTGGCGAGGGCGGTTCGGCGGTCAGGCCGACGGGCGGCGCGATCGCGTGGTCGACCCCATGGTCCAACGCGGTGTTGGTGTTGAACGGCATGGAGGCGACGAGCGTCTGGGTATCTGCCTTTTGCTGGGCCAGTGCATCGTTGCCTGCATCGCCGGGATGCGAAGGGCCGCTGGCGGTGTTGCGGGCGGCGGATTTCGCATCCGTCTTGCTTTTCGAAAGGGTCGTTTTTTTGGCGGAGGCCATGGTGCGTTTGTCCGGTGGGGTTCATGTTTCCGCGGACGGCCGTCAACGGAGAAAAAGAACCGTACGAGCCCACTTCACAGGCTGTTGTCGGACGGCGCCGCCATTGCCGTGGTCAAGCGCTGACAACTGCCAGATGGCAGGTCGTGGCGGCGCGGTCGCGCTGCCGAATGCTCAGCCTTCCGAAGGGCGGCGCCGCGTTTCGAGGGCGTCGTACACGCAGATTGAAGCGTATGCGTCGTTTGCCGCATAGCGCATCTGCGCCTCGGTGAGCTGCTTGTTGGCCCAGTTCGAGGTGGTCGCCTTGCGCGACTTCAGGAAGCGGCGGTTGAACACCAAAGCCACCGCCGACTTCACGCCGACCGATTTGCGATACCCCTTCCGCCGGAATTCGTTGTCGATGTCGAACACCGCCTGGGGCTCGACGCCCAGCTTGTTGCGGATGAGCGTGAGGTCGGTCGACAGACCGAAGCCGACCTTGGTCAGCGCCCGCGACGCAATGAGTTCGGCCAGCGTCGCGTTGCATTCGGTGCGATGCAACTGGAACAGCCAGGCGGTGTCCAGCGTCGAAAACTGCACCACGTGCGGGCCGGTGTTGACCTCGTTCTTCGCGAAGGTCGGCTTCGATTCGGTGTCGAAGCCGACGATGCCGGCGGCCAGCATCGCCACCGCGGCACGCTCGGCCTCCTCGGCGGTCGTCACCATCACGATGTCGGGCAGGTCGAGACCCTCGAAGGCATCGAGCAGGGCGATGTCTTCTTTTTCGGGGATGGGCGGCAGTGCGGGGGTGTTCAAGGAGCGGCTTTCTTTTCAGGGCTGGCGGGCAGCGGGACGCCCGATCGCGCCGTTCAGGATCTGCGCGTGGTGCGCGAGGTGGTCGGCCATGAAGCTCTGGACGAAGTAGTAGCCGTGGTCGTAGCCTTCGTGCCGGCGCAGCGTGAGCGGCTGGCCGATCGCGCGGCAGGCGTCTTCGAGCAGGTGAGGATGCAGTTGTTCGGCGAGAAATTTGTCGGCCAGGCCCTGGTCGATCAGAATGCCCGCCGGGTAGGGCGCGACGGGCTGGTGCTGCATGAGCACCGTGGCGTCGTGCTCGATCCAGCGTGTGGTGTCGGCGCCGAGGTAGCCGGTGAACGCCTTGTGGCCCCACGGGCACTGCGTCGGCGCGCAGATCGGCGCGAAGGCCGAGAGCGACTTGAAAAGCCCGGGATGCCGCAAGGCCAGCGTGAGCGCCCCGTGGCCGCCCATCGAGTGCCCGAAGACGCCGATGCGGTCGCCGTCGATCGGCAGCGTCTTCGCCAACAGCGGCAGCAGCTCGTCGACGAGATAGCTCTCCATGCGCCAATTCGGGGCCCACGGCGCCGCGGTGGCGTCGAGGTAAAAGCCGGCGCCGACGCCGAAGTCCCAACTCGTACTTTCGCCATCGATGTGGGCGCCGCGCGGGCTGGTGTCGGGCGCGATGAGCGCGATGCCGAGTTCGGCCGCGAGCCGCTGCGCCCCCGCCTTGACCATGAAGGTTTCTTCGTTGCAGGTGAGCCCGGCGAGGTAGAGCAACGCCGGCACCTTGCCGTGCTCGGCCTGCGGCGGCAGGTAT
Proteins encoded:
- a CDS encoding 3'-5' exonuclease codes for the protein MNTPALPPIPEKEDIALLDAFEGLDLPDIVMVTTAEEAERAAVAMLAAGIVGFDTESKPTFAKNEVNTGPHVVQFSTLDTAWLFQLHRTECNATLAELIASRALTKVGFGLSTDLTLIRNKLGVEPQAVFDIDNEFRRKGYRKSVGVKSAVALVFNRRFLKSRKATTSNWANKQLTEAQMRYAANDAYASICVYDALETRRRPSEG
- the fghA gene encoding S-formylglutathione hydrolase; protein product: MTDSIKTLSAHRSFGGVQHFHEHASREIGLPMRFAAYLPPQAEHGKVPALLYLAGLTCNEETFMVKAGAQRLAAELGIALIAPDTSPRGAHIDGESTSWDFGVGAGFYLDATAAPWAPNWRMESYLVDELLPLLAKTLPIDGDRIGVFGHSMGGHGALTLALRHPGLFKSLSAFAPICAPTQCPWGHKAFTGYLGADTTRWIEHDATVLMQHQPVAPYPAGILIDQGLADKFLAEQLHPHLLEDACRAIGQPLTLRRHEGYDHGYYFVQSFMADHLAHHAQILNGAIGRPAARQP